The following coding sequences lie in one Cloeon dipterum chromosome 1, ieCloDipt1.1, whole genome shotgun sequence genomic window:
- the ptc gene encoding protein patched translates to MTPALEASFDQEGCISPPEDKHTSDLYTRTTWVDAALAYSLLKKGKVAGQRASLFMLRLVQQEISHLGCFIQRHATIILILSTIFLLANCIGLKSVVYETRIDRLWFEDSENLNNERSYTKKWQGEDETVLNNQMFVQRPAFPNTSVLTPEALIAHSDVLKRASSVSVDMYDKHWELQHLCAALSFPSFEDGMVDRILENSMPCFIMTPLYCFWEGSRLIPQRFPIIPNITGDWINVNPIKLISEHRKAIEKYGGKFFYEKLEYTIEQAGLSMGFSQKACLNPENPDCPKTAENKKTMAPPNVGSKLSFGCDGMASRYMHSPVQAIVGGVKEYNTNGEIMEAAALQTIIYLMSPTNLYTYWKNDEVHHSDWSPANAALVLKAWQLKFENEVARLTKGLRSPVNEEDDIFEAEIAIPNLDQFSFVTFTSANLEKIIADNTSFDLCQIIVGYFIVVLYVIFAMFRFDSAVKSKCSVAMIAVVFILLNTAAGLGMCAMLGSIFNMATSNILPFLSLAIGISDVFVFTKAYAEQPSWQSRPEEQVGCILRKAGINVMLTSMCKIAAFIAGGWVPIPAMRALSMQGGVLMLFHMAFMLLVMPAVISMDIKRRQAGRYDLLWPVRVKPSVGAMRKLDIFKPMRQAVAVTMPPNSHIVTTVLAPEDTEMPCSEIDANKDSLHRTLEDGWPVPQCVNKCSSLTKLAVVKYSMLFTYSGVKVFLFLWMIVWLIFSGINITNLKNGLELKDLVPASTSVHEYFHLHKSYFNFYNMHITTKGAFNYNTKQELLHDFHSKFIGVNNIIRKQDGGLPRFWLAIFKDWLVNIQEAFDDDWKNGHITMEGWNKSAASERGILGYKLFVQTGRPDHPVDKSQLTKIRLVDRNGNIYSRGFYNYLTAWASHDAVGYSASKANMRPEPKPWYHDPNDFALAIPKAKSIMYAEMPFNLRDLNDTNSIVQFIAEVRDICNSYSKSYNIPCYPSGIPFMFWEQYFNLRRFLLFGVATLLASIILILMLMTVNIFLTTLITAYLVICCVQIISLYSIFGISLSAISGLVALYGLAFCVQPALNISLSFITAIGNRNRRVRLALEHMTMPTLHSTVAAVLSIVVLAFSNLGFIVNHFFFALLIVLIVSCVNSLTFFPLMLSIFGPPGMIEPHEYEDRIATPTPSPPRKRRKAPRRPRRPIVLNHQQQRCTFHCREPSLTTISEESNSWQPSNPEIVVQPKVVLETTTHHYHHNHPPPTAGTSGCPANCPAAQQQWSSPPAPDGSATAAGNSVPPLTSYPHTIAMATTKVKAKTQLEVEVHTPVMMSAGPFWPTASTSSSTSSTFSSSDQSGDSGAKQS, encoded by the exons ATGACGCCGGCGCTCGAGGCATCGTTCGACCAGGAGGGGTGCATCAGTCCTCCCGAGGACAAACACACCTCCGACCTATACACCAGAACAACATGGGTCGACGCAGCCCTCGCATATTCGCTTCTCAAAAAA GGCAAAGTTGCTGGACAGAGGGCATCTTTGTTCATGCTGAGGTTGGTGCAGCAGGAGATTTCCCATCTTGGCTGCTTCATCCAACGCCATGCGACCATAATTCTCATCCTGAGCACTATTTTCCTACTTGCGAACTGCATCGGTCTCAAGTCCGTCGTTTATGAGACCAGAATCGATCGGCTGTGGTTTGAAG ATAGCGAAAATCTGAATAACGAGCGGAGCTATACGAAGAAGTGGCAGGGCGAAGATGAGACCGTATTGAACAACCAGATGTTCGTGCAGCGGCCCGCCTTTCCAAATACATCAGTCCTGACGCCCGAAGCCCTTATAGCCCACTCGGATGTGCTCAAGAGGGCATCTTCGGTCTCTGTCGACATGTACGATAA GCACTGGGAATTGCAGCACCTCTGCGCCGCGCTCAGCTTTCCCTCATTTGAAGATGGAATGGTAGATAGAATATTGGAGAACTCCATGCCGTGTTTTATCATGACGCCGCTCTACTGCTTTTGGGAAGGATCGCGGTTGATACCACAGAGATTTCCTATTATACC AAATATCACTGGGGATTGGATCAACGTCAACCCGATAAAACTAATAAGCGAACATAGGAAGGCTATAGAAAAGTACggaggaaaatttttttatgaaaaactgGAGTACACCATAGAACAG GCTGGTCTGAGTATGGGTTTTTCACAAAAAGCATGCCTGAACCCGGAAAACCCTGATTGTCCGAAAACAGcggaaaataagaaaactaTGGCGCCACCAAATGTTGGTTCAAAATTAAGCTTTGGCTGTGATGGCATGGCTAGCCGGTACATGCATTCACCTGTCCAGGCCATCGTTGGTGGAGTGAAGGAATACAACACCAatggcgaaataatggaagccGCAGCATTGCAGACCATTATTTACCTAATGTCTCCAACAAACCTGTATACTTACTGGAAGAACGACGAAGTGCATCATTCTGACTGGAGTCCTGCGAATGCTGCTTTGGTGCTCAAAGCCTGGCaattaaagtttgaaaacgaGGTGGCACGGCTGACAAAAGGATTGCGCTCTCCTGTCAATGAAGAGGATGACATTTTTGAAGCTGAAATCGCTATCCCTAACTTGGACCAATTCTCTTTTGTTACTTTCACGTCTGCAAACctggaaaaaatcattgccGATAATACGTCGTTTGACCTTTGCCAAATTATAGTTggatattttattgtt GTATTATATGTCATCTTTGCCATGTTTCGGTTTGACAGCGCCGTTAAGTCTAAGTGCTCAGTTGCCATGATTGCAGTCGTATTCATCCTCCTCAACACCGCCGCTGGGCTTGGTATGTGCGCTATGTTGGGGTCGATTTTCAACATGGCAACCAGCAACATTTTACCATTCCTCTCATTGGCGATCGGCATAAGTGACGTATTTGTGTTCACCAAGGCATATGCTGAACAGCCCTCCTGGCAGAGCAGACCAGAG GAGCAAGTTGGATGCATCCTAAGAAAAGCTGGCATCAATGTGATGCTTACCTCTATGTGCAAAATAGCTGCTTTCATTGCGGGTGGCTGGGTCCCGATCCCTGCCATGCGTGCCCTATCGATGCAAGGAGGTGTCTTGATGCTTTTCCACATGGCGTTTATGTTGCTGGTGATGCCTGCCGTGATCAGCATGGACATTAAGCGGCGTCAGGCTGGACGCTACGACCTGCTCTGGCCTGTCCGCGTCAAACCCAGTGTGGGTGCAATGAGAAAGTTGGACATTTTCAAACCGATGCGGCAGGCTGTCGCGGTCACCATGCCGCCCAACTCGCACATTGTGACCACTGTGCTGGCACCGGAGGACACTGAAATGCCGTGTAGCGAAATCGATGCGAACAAAGACTCGCTTCATAGAACATTGGAGGACGGCTGGCCCGTGCCACAGTGTGTGAATAAGTGCTCGTCGCTGACAAAGTTGGCCGTGGTGAAATACTCCATGCTCTTCACCTATTCTGGTGTTAAAGTATTCCTGTTCTTATGGATGATCGTATGGCTGATTTTCAGTGGCATAAACATTACCAACTTGAAAAATGGCCTAGAACTCAAGGATTTAGTGCCGGCCAGCACATCTGTGcatgaatattttcatttacataaatcgtactttaatttttacaacatgCACATCACAACAAAAGGTGCGTTCAACTACAACACCAAACAAGAGCTTTTACATGATTTCCACTCAAAATTCATTGGTGTGAACAATATTATACGCAAGCAAGATGGAGGACTGCCGCGATTCTGGCTCGCTATCTTCAAAGATTGGCTCGTCAACATTCAAGAGGCGTTTGACGATGATTGGAAGAATGGCCATATAACCATGGAGGGGTGGAATAAAAGTGCTGCTTCTGAACGCGGCATTCTCGGCTACAAGCTTTTTGTGCAGACGGGCCGACCAGATCATCCGGTTGACAAGTCACAGTTGACCAAGATCAGGCTGGTTGATCGCAATGGAAACATCTATAGCAGGGGGTTCTACAACTACCTCACTGCCTGGGCAAGCCACGACGCCGTCGGCTACAGTGCCTCCAAG GCTAACATGCGGCCGGAACCAAAGCCATGGTACCACGACCCAAATGACTTTGCACTTGCCATTCCTAAGGCCAAATCCATCATGTACGCTGAAATGCCATTCAACCTACGCGATCTGAATGATACGAATTCCATCGTGCAATTTATCGCAGAAGTGCGTGATATTTGCAACTCTTACTCAAAAAGTTACAACATCCCCTGCTACCCCAGTGGCATCCCGTTCATGTTCTGGGAGCAATACTTTAACCTGCGTCGCTTCTTGCTGTTTGGAGTGGCTACATTGCTTGCTtctatcattttaattttaatgctcaTGACGGTCAACATTTTTCTGACAACCCTCATCACGGCATACTTGGTCATCTGCTGCGTGCAAATAATCAGCCTCTACAGCATATTTGGCATCTCCCTAAGCGCAATATCAGGACTGGTGGCGTTGTATGGATTGGCATTCTGTGTCCAGCCTGCTCTGAATATTAGTCTT AGCTTTATAACTGCCATCGGCAACAGGAATAGGAGAGTCAGACTCGCCCTTGAACATATGACGATGCCAACTTTGCATTCTACTGTGGCCGCCGTGCTGAGTATTGTGGTGCttgcattttccaatttaGGCTTCATTGTCAA CCATTTCTTCTTTGCATTATTAATAGTGCTGATCGTGTCATGCGTCAACAGCCTGACGTTTTTCCCTCTCATGCTTTCAATATTCGGTCCACCTGGAATG ATTGAGCCACACGAGTATGAGGACCGAATAGCAACCCCAACCCCCTCACCACCGAGAAAGCGGCGGAAAGCGCCGCGCAGGCCTCGTCGTCCAATCGTGCTGAACCATCAGCAACAGCGGTGCACGTTCCACTGCCGCGAGCCCTCCCTAACCACAATCAGCGAGGAGTCCAACTCTTGGCAGCCGAGCAACCCTGAAATCGTGGTGCAGCCCAAGGTGGTCCTGGAAACTACCACGCATCACTACCACCACAACCACCCACCCCCTACCGCAGGCACCTCAGGCTGTCCGGCGAATTGTCCTGCAGCACAGCAGCAGTGGTCGTCGCCGCCAGCGCCAGACGGCTCTGCGACGGCAGCTGGAAACAGTGTTCCTCCTCTCACCTCATACCCGCACACAATTGCCATGGCCACCACCAAAGTGAAAGCCAAGACCCAACTCGAAGTGGAGGTTCACACGCCAGTCATGATGTCTGCCGGGCCATTCTGGCCAACTGCCTCCACGTCGTCCTCTACCTCGTCCACATTTTCGTCCTCGGACCAATCTGGCGACAGTGGAGCAAAGCAGTCATAG
- the LOC135938729 gene encoding phosducin-like protein → MATLDDKLLGEKTHYYCSSSEDEEDNSNSSDNEKGHDHIGGQMIKSSAQLSQSAAPWEGTSTNTGPKGVIKDWQRFKQLEAEKAAEKEQERLALFKKLSLTCRSTLDEEKEKQKEEEEDEELFLEDAFLQQYMQKRMAEMIAHSASLPVFGKVVPIKDCIQLLSEIEDENKGVTVIIHVYEENVEGCEAMHGCIMCLSQQYPRVKFCQVSSRVAGLSEQFQVSGVPALLVYKAGQLIGNFIRMTDEFGDDFFASDVESFLVQHGLLPDQSCVPQIIKSGEDDDDSD, encoded by the exons ATGGCTACGTTAGATGACAAGCTTTTGGGGGAGAAGACCCACTACTACTGTAGCAGCAGTGAAGACGAGGAAGATAACAGCAATAGCTCGGACAATGAAAAGGGCCATGACCACATTGGCGGTCAGATGATTAAATCGTCTGCACAGCTGTCGCAAAGCGCTGCGCCCTGGGAAGGCACCTCGACCAACACAGGTCCCAAGGGTGTCATCAAGGATTGGCAACGTTTCAAGCAACTTGAGGCAGAGAAAGCAGCTGAAAAGGAGCAGGAGCGGCTTGCCCTCTTTAAAAAGCTCTCGCTGACTTGCAGATCGACGCTTGacgaagagaaagaaaagcagaaggaagaagaagaagacgaGGAATTGTTCCTGGAGGATGCGTTCTTGCAGCAATACATGCAAAAGCGCATGGCCGAGATGATTGCCCACTCAGCCTCTCTTCCTGTTTTTGGAAAA GTTGTGCCCATCAAGGACTGCATCCAACTGCTTTCTGAAATCGAAGACGAGAACAAAGGAGTAACGGTGATAATTCACGTGTACGAAGAAAACGTGGAGGGTTGTGAGGCGATGCATGGTTGCATCATGTGCCTCAGTCAACAGTATCCCCGGGTCAAGTTCTGCCAGGTGAGCAGTCGGGTTGCCGGTCTGAGTGAGCAATTCCAGGTCAGCGGTGTGCCTGCCTTGCTTGTGTACAAAGCGGGCCAACTGATTGGCAATTTTATTCGAATGACTGACGAATTTGGCGATGACTTTTTCGCAAGTGACGTGGAAAGCTTTTTGGTTCAGCATGGACTTTTGCCAGATCAGAGCTGTGTTCCACAAATCATCAAAAGTGGAGAGGATGATGACGACAGTGATTAA
- the LOC135938775 gene encoding uncharacterized protein LOC135938775, giving the protein MNAEEAWNLACGNLKGADLWWVKIKELYQCPSRHYHNLAFLDRKFQILHEIGAASDLNAVVIAIFFQYFEYDAQNRSSTMNIAHFQEFASECELPEELKGKVSALLAGDEEQNRHESDVQLLQDLDMSFLGFNADAYSDFIKLERKEYEFMSDHAYETMRRKVLQTFLLIPNIFLTAAFQNRFEAQARANIEAEVQSLGN; this is encoded by the exons ATGAACGCCGAAGAAGCTTGGAATCTGGCATGTGGCAATCTGAAAGGCGCTGATTTGTGGTGGGTTAAAATCAAGGAGTTGTACCAATGTCCGAGCAGACATTATCACAATTTGGCCTTCTTGGATCGCAAGTTCCAAATACTGCACGAAATAGGTGCAGCGTCCGACCTGAATGCCGTGGTCatcgcaatattttttcaata CTTCGAATATGATGCCCAGAATCGGTCAAGCACAATGAACATTGCTCACTTCCAAGAATTTGCCTCGGAATGCGAGTTG CCTGAAGAATTGAAAGGCAAAGTATCTGCTTTACTGGCTGGAGACGAGGAGCAAAATAGGCATGAAAGCGATGTTCAGCTTCTGCAAGATCTGGATATGTCGTTTTTGGGTTTTAACGCGGATGCTTACTCCGATTTCATCAAACTGGAGAGGAAAGAATACGAGTTTATGTCAGACCATGCTTACGAAACTATGCGACGAAag GTGCTACAAACATTCCTCTTGATTCCAAACATATTCTTGACTGCAGCTTTCCAGAACCGCTTTGAAGCACAAGCAAGAGCCAACATTGAAGCTGAAGTGCAATCACttggaaattga